Proteins encoded together in one Sander lucioperca isolate FBNREF2018 chromosome 17, SLUC_FBN_1.2, whole genome shotgun sequence window:
- the mrpl48 gene encoding 39S ribosomal protein L48, mitochondrial isoform X3, with translation MNAVFRKVSVTQQACVLNQALALCRATPSSQHPVWASVSERQYKSMPTHGIGRWRHLLPKEAPKKKKDKHQMKEIMAETDTTYGTLNVKVSGYDMTVVEHYSQYIHNLCNRLGIKVAESYALPTKSTEVMLMQEQGTKMYVDAVLKTHERVVQLSRLDTAVCPVFMDVLLKNQPEGVELSVKEHTEADFQARFKGRPELEGLIAQMSH, from the exons GTGTCTGTCACACAACAGGCATGTGTGTTAAATCAAGCACTTGCATTATGCCG GGCCACACCATCTAGCCAACATCCTGTTTGGG CTTCAGTAAGCGAAAGACAATACAAAAGCATGCCAACCCACGGGATTGGGAGGTGGAGACATCTTTTACCTAAAGAAGCG ccgaagaaaaagaaagacaaacacCAGATGAAAGAGATCATGGCTGAGACAGATACAACATATGGGACTCTGAATGTGAAAGTGTCGGGTTACGACATGACGGTGGTGGAGCATTACTCCCAGTACATCCACAACCTCTGCAACCGGCTCGGCATCAAGGTGGCAGAAAG CTATGCTTTGCCAACCAAAAGCACAGAGGTCATGCTAATGCAAGAGCAAGGCACCAAGATGTATGTTGATGCCGTCCTGAAGACTCATGAGCGAGTCGTCCAG TTGAGCCGTCTGGACACCGCAGTGTGTCCCGTTTTCATGGACGTTCTTTTGAAGAATCAACCGGAGGGAGTGGAGCTCTCTGTGAAGGAG CACACCGAGGCTGATTTCCAGGCTCGGTTCAAGGGCCGTCCAGAGCTGGAGGGGCTCATCGCTCAGATGAGCCATTAG
- the mrpl48 gene encoding 39S ribosomal protein L48, mitochondrial isoform X2 gives MNAVFRKLQVSVTQQACVLNQALALCRATPSSQHPVWASVSERQYKSMPTHGIGRWRHLLPKEAPKKKKDKHQMKEIMAETDTTYGTLNVKVSGYDMTVVEHYSQYIHNLCNRLGIKVAESYALPTKSTEVMLMQEQGTKMYVDAVLKTHERVVQLSRLDTAVCPVFMDVLLKNQPEGVELSVKEHTEADFQARFKGRPELEGLIAQMSH, from the exons TTGCAGGTGTCTGTCACACAACAGGCATGTGTGTTAAATCAAGCACTTGCATTATGCCG GGCCACACCATCTAGCCAACATCCTGTTTGGG CTTCAGTAAGCGAAAGACAATACAAAAGCATGCCAACCCACGGGATTGGGAGGTGGAGACATCTTTTACCTAAAGAAGCG ccgaagaaaaagaaagacaaacacCAGATGAAAGAGATCATGGCTGAGACAGATACAACATATGGGACTCTGAATGTGAAAGTGTCGGGTTACGACATGACGGTGGTGGAGCATTACTCCCAGTACATCCACAACCTCTGCAACCGGCTCGGCATCAAGGTGGCAGAAAG CTATGCTTTGCCAACCAAAAGCACAGAGGTCATGCTAATGCAAGAGCAAGGCACCAAGATGTATGTTGATGCCGTCCTGAAGACTCATGAGCGAGTCGTCCAG TTGAGCCGTCTGGACACCGCAGTGTGTCCCGTTTTCATGGACGTTCTTTTGAAGAATCAACCGGAGGGAGTGGAGCTCTCTGTGAAGGAG CACACCGAGGCTGATTTCCAGGCTCGGTTCAAGGGCCGTCCAGAGCTGGAGGGGCTCATCGCTCAGATGAGCCATTAG
- the mrpl48 gene encoding 39S ribosomal protein L48, mitochondrial isoform X1, with translation MLFCFVQLQVSVTQQACVLNQALALCRATPSSQHPVWASVSERQYKSMPTHGIGRWRHLLPKEAPKKKKDKHQMKEIMAETDTTYGTLNVKVSGYDMTVVEHYSQYIHNLCNRLGIKVAESYALPTKSTEVMLMQEQGTKMYVDAVLKTHERVVQLSRLDTAVCPVFMDVLLKNQPEGVELSVKEHTEADFQARFKGRPELEGLIAQMSH, from the exons ATGTTATTCTGTTTTGTCCAGTTGCAGGTGTCTGTCACACAACAGGCATGTGTGTTAAATCAAGCACTTGCATTATGCCG GGCCACACCATCTAGCCAACATCCTGTTTGGG CTTCAGTAAGCGAAAGACAATACAAAAGCATGCCAACCCACGGGATTGGGAGGTGGAGACATCTTTTACCTAAAGAAGCG ccgaagaaaaagaaagacaaacacCAGATGAAAGAGATCATGGCTGAGACAGATACAACATATGGGACTCTGAATGTGAAAGTGTCGGGTTACGACATGACGGTGGTGGAGCATTACTCCCAGTACATCCACAACCTCTGCAACCGGCTCGGCATCAAGGTGGCAGAAAG CTATGCTTTGCCAACCAAAAGCACAGAGGTCATGCTAATGCAAGAGCAAGGCACCAAGATGTATGTTGATGCCGTCCTGAAGACTCATGAGCGAGTCGTCCAG TTGAGCCGTCTGGACACCGCAGTGTGTCCCGTTTTCATGGACGTTCTTTTGAAGAATCAACCGGAGGGAGTGGAGCTCTCTGTGAAGGAG CACACCGAGGCTGATTTCCAGGCTCGGTTCAAGGGCCGTCCAGAGCTGGAGGGGCTCATCGCTCAGATGAGCCATTAG